A genomic region of Micromonospora sp. NBC_01796 contains the following coding sequences:
- a CDS encoding D-arabinono-1,4-lactone oxidase has translation MTPAPTAAPTPDPASGPRTNWAGNITFGARRFHRPSSVTELRRIVAGSERVRALGTAHSFNRIADTPGDLVSVAGLPERAEIDPERRTVTVSAGMRYGELAARLYAEGYALHNLGSLPHISVAGACATGTHGSGEHNGGLATAVSAMELVTADGELVTVSRNADGADFPGMVVGLGSLGVVTALTLAIEPTYDLRQYVYRDLPGELLREHFDEILGGGYSVSLFTDWTGDRINQVWRKLRVDGFDAAAVPPVWYGATLADEPLHPVPGVSAVNCTEQLGVPGPWHARLPHFRLEFTPSSGEELQSEYLVPRSEARSALDALATIRHLIAPVLQISEIRTIAADDLWLSPSYRRESVAVHFTWVKDTPAVTPVLAAIEEVLAPYGARPHWGKLFGTEPEVVRDLYERWDDFRRLRDRYDPTGTFHNALTDRYFPSDL, from the coding sequence ATGACGCCCGCACCGACAGCCGCCCCGACGCCAGACCCGGCGAGCGGACCCCGGACCAACTGGGCCGGCAACATAACGTTCGGCGCCCGGCGGTTCCACCGCCCCTCCTCGGTGACCGAACTGCGGCGGATCGTCGCCGGCAGCGAGCGGGTACGCGCCCTCGGCACCGCCCACTCGTTCAACCGGATCGCGGACACCCCGGGGGATCTCGTCTCGGTCGCCGGTCTGCCGGAGCGGGCGGAGATCGATCCGGAGCGCCGGACCGTCACGGTCAGCGCCGGGATGCGTTACGGCGAGCTGGCCGCCCGCCTGTACGCCGAGGGCTACGCCCTGCACAACCTCGGTTCGCTGCCGCACATCTCGGTCGCCGGGGCGTGCGCCACCGGGACCCACGGTTCGGGTGAGCACAACGGTGGTCTGGCCACCGCCGTCTCCGCGATGGAACTGGTCACCGCCGACGGTGAGCTGGTCACGGTCAGCCGGAACGCCGACGGTGCCGACTTCCCCGGCATGGTGGTGGGGCTGGGCTCGCTCGGCGTCGTCACCGCGTTGACCCTGGCCATCGAGCCGACCTACGACCTGCGCCAGTACGTCTACCGAGACCTGCCCGGCGAACTGCTGCGCGAGCACTTCGACGAGATCCTCGGCGGCGGGTACAGCGTCAGCCTGTTCACCGACTGGACCGGTGACCGGATCAACCAGGTCTGGCGCAAGCTCCGGGTCGACGGGTTCGACGCGGCGGCCGTACCGCCGGTCTGGTACGGGGCGACCCTGGCCGACGAGCCCCTGCACCCGGTGCCGGGCGTGTCCGCGGTGAACTGCACCGAGCAACTCGGCGTACCGGGTCCGTGGCACGCGAGGCTGCCGCACTTCCGGTTGGAGTTCACCCCGAGCAGCGGCGAGGAGTTGCAGTCGGAGTACCTGGTGCCCCGGTCCGAGGCCCGGTCCGCACTGGACGCCCTGGCCACGATCCGGCACCTGATCGCACCGGTGCTGCAGATCTCGGAGATCCGTACGATCGCCGCCGACGACCTGTGGCTGAGCCCGAGCTACCGGCGGGAGAGTGTGGCCGTCCACTTCACCTGGGTCAAGGACACCCCGGCGGTGACCCCGGTGCTGGCCGCGATCGAGGAGGTGCTGGCGCCGTACGGGGCGCGACCGCACTGGGGCAAGCTCTTCGGCACCGAGCCGGAGGTGGTGCGGGACCTCTACGAGCGCTGGGATGACTTCCGCCGGCTGCGCGATCGTTACGACCCCACCGGCACGTTCCACAACGCACTGACGGACCGGTACTTCCCCTCGGACCTGTAA
- a CDS encoding general stress protein, producing the protein MTTPSTPGAGDLPPGPTGKPVLPAAGGAVPELAPPTVTVATYPDYASAQRAVDYLSDSGFPVQHTAIVGTGLRLVENVIGRLTTGRAASAGAASGAWFGLFIGLLFGIFSSSGWLGVLIASVVIGAVWGAIFGASAHAMTRGRRDFTSRSSLQAEQYGIAVDAEHAEEARQLIVRLNWRSSESGSAG; encoded by the coding sequence ATGACCACACCCTCGACTCCCGGAGCCGGCGACCTGCCACCCGGACCCACCGGCAAGCCGGTGCTCCCCGCGGCCGGCGGTGCCGTACCCGAGTTGGCGCCACCCACGGTGACCGTGGCGACGTACCCCGACTACGCCTCGGCCCAGCGCGCCGTCGACTACCTGTCCGACAGCGGGTTCCCGGTCCAGCACACCGCGATCGTCGGCACCGGCCTGCGGCTGGTGGAGAACGTCATCGGCCGGCTGACCACCGGCCGCGCGGCGTCGGCCGGTGCGGCCAGCGGCGCCTGGTTCGGTCTGTTCATCGGGCTGCTGTTCGGCATCTTCAGCAGTTCGGGCTGGCTCGGTGTGCTGATCGCCTCGGTGGTCATCGGCGCGGTCTGGGGCGCGATCTTCGGCGCGAGCGCGCACGCCATGACCCGTGGCCGGCGTGACTTCACCTCGCGCAGTTCACTCCAGGCCGAGCAGTACGGGATCGCGGTCGACGCGGAGCACGCCGAGGAGGCCCGTCAGCTCATCGTCCGGCTGAACTGGCGTTCCAGCGAGTCCGGCTCGGCCGGTTAG
- a CDS encoding glycosyltransferase family 4 protein, protein MHVLMTAAGRRTEHWTELFAALCDRPEVTLTVLAADVSASTHRRLDRLARLRPNLRYHLVSHLLGEHRTGHLASGLFRPGTGRRLGGRHPDVVHVIGEATYLTSWQAIRMRQRHWPTAPLTLYAAQNVVTRFPVPFPRLERQAYDSIDHAFPITPAALGVLRARGYRGPATIVPLGVDTALFRPRPATRPQARRFTVGFVGRLEPYKGVHDLLRAVDLLDCDLLAVGGGSLYPEIERTAARRPGRISLAGWTDHADLPELLSRMDVLVLPSIEVIRRGPLRWTGVPQREQFGRVLLEAMACGVPVVGSEVGEIPYVIGPAGLTYPAGDVVALADRLAALRDHPDLARQLAGRGLRRATDEFSWAGTADGMYHVWQELTGAGRQLATARGPDRPTGP, encoded by the coding sequence ATGCACGTCCTGATGACGGCGGCGGGCAGACGTACCGAGCACTGGACCGAACTGTTCGCCGCGCTCTGTGACCGGCCCGAGGTCACGCTCACGGTGCTCGCGGCCGACGTCTCGGCGTCGACCCACCGGCGCCTGGACCGGTTGGCCCGGTTACGACCGAACCTGCGCTACCACCTGGTGTCGCACCTGCTGGGCGAGCACCGGACCGGGCACCTGGCATCGGGGCTGTTCCGACCGGGAACCGGCCGGCGGCTCGGCGGCCGGCACCCGGACGTCGTACACGTCATCGGGGAGGCCACGTACCTGACCAGCTGGCAGGCCATCCGGATGCGGCAGCGACACTGGCCCACCGCACCGCTCACCCTGTACGCGGCGCAGAACGTCGTGACGCGGTTCCCGGTGCCGTTCCCGCGACTCGAACGGCAGGCGTACGACAGCATCGACCACGCCTTCCCGATCACTCCGGCGGCGCTCGGGGTGCTGCGCGCCAGGGGATACCGGGGGCCGGCGACGATCGTCCCGCTCGGGGTCGACACCGCCCTGTTCCGGCCCCGTCCGGCGACCCGACCGCAGGCGCGACGGTTCACCGTGGGTTTTGTCGGCCGGCTGGAGCCGTACAAGGGCGTGCACGACCTGCTCCGGGCCGTGGATCTGCTCGACTGCGACCTGCTGGCGGTCGGCGGCGGCAGCCTGTATCCGGAGATCGAGCGGACCGCCGCCCGTCGACCGGGCCGGATCAGCCTCGCCGGCTGGACCGACCACGCCGACCTGCCGGAACTGTTGTCCCGGATGGACGTGCTGGTCCTGCCCTCGATCGAGGTGATCCGGCGCGGCCCGCTGCGGTGGACCGGTGTCCCGCAGCGGGAGCAGTTCGGCCGGGTGCTGCTGGAGGCGATGGCGTGCGGCGTACCGGTCGTCGGCAGCGAGGTGGGCGAGATCCCGTACGTGATCGGCCCTGCCGGTCTGACCTATCCCGCCGGTGACGTGGTGGCCCTGGCCGACCGGCTCGCCGCGCTGCGTGACCATCCCGACCTCGCCCGACAGTTGGCCGGCCGGGGGTTACGCCGGGCCACCGACGAGTTCAGCTGGGCGGGAACCGCCGATGGCATGTACCACGTCTGGCAGGAGTTGACCGGCGCCGGGCGGCAGTTGGCCACCGCCCGAGGACCCGATCGGCCCACCGGGCCGTGA
- a CDS encoding TylF/MycF family methyltransferase: MTDFLSPAQVAEPTTDDPRQLYLDLLKKTLTRYAFGETWTPFQPRRRSLRGAVYRRGQRLLHQRGMELVLRFPFDAQAREVGRDCPPDAETMIGLHRLDNLEHCVRDVLERGVPGDLIETGVWRGGACIFMRAMLKAYGDHDRTVWVADSFRGLPKPDPRRVEDVEDALWSVPVLAVSMDQVKGNFSRYGLLDDQVGFLPGWFKDTLPTAPLDRISVMRLDGDLYESTEVALRSLYPKLSVGGYVIIDDYHAVRGCRQAVDDFRAEFGITDELRQVDWTCRYWQRTR, encoded by the coding sequence ATGACCGATTTCCTGTCCCCGGCGCAGGTCGCCGAGCCGACCACCGACGATCCCCGTCAGCTCTACCTCGACCTGCTCAAGAAGACCCTGACCCGGTACGCCTTCGGGGAGACCTGGACCCCGTTCCAGCCCCGCCGCCGGTCGTTGCGGGGGGCGGTGTACCGCCGGGGCCAGCGGTTGCTGCACCAGCGGGGGATGGAGTTGGTGCTCCGCTTCCCGTTCGACGCGCAGGCGCGCGAGGTCGGCCGGGACTGCCCGCCGGACGCGGAGACCATGATCGGCCTGCACCGACTGGACAACCTGGAGCACTGCGTACGGGACGTGCTCGAACGCGGCGTGCCCGGTGACCTGATCGAGACCGGGGTGTGGCGTGGCGGCGCCTGCATCTTCATGCGCGCCATGCTCAAGGCGTACGGGGACCACGACCGTACGGTCTGGGTCGCGGACTCGTTCCGTGGCCTGCCCAAACCCGACCCGCGCCGGGTCGAGGACGTCGAGGACGCACTGTGGAGCGTGCCCGTCCTGGCGGTGTCGATGGACCAGGTCAAGGGCAACTTCAGCCGGTACGGACTGCTCGACGACCAGGTCGGCTTCCTGCCCGGATGGTTCAAGGACACCCTGCCGACGGCACCCCTCGACCGGATCTCCGTGATGCGCCTCGACGGCGACCTCTACGAGTCCACCGAGGTGGCGTTGCGGTCGCTCTACCCGAAGCTCTCCGTCGGCGGGTACGTCATCATCGACGACTACCACGCCGTACGCGGCTGCCGCCAGGCCGTCGACGACTTCCGCGCCGAGTTCGGCATCACCGACGAACTCCGCCAGGTCGACTGGACCTGCCGCTACTGGCAACGCACCCGCTGA
- a CDS encoding acyl carrier protein has translation MTGDDGLRRRLAELIHEVTDGAVGTEDVLVSGASLVALGVDSLGLLRLIDAIENEYDVELDLSGTGRGLNTLDDLAAQLTPQRSST, from the coding sequence ATGACCGGGGACGACGGGTTGCGCCGACGGCTGGCCGAGCTGATCCACGAGGTCACGGACGGGGCGGTCGGGACCGAGGACGTGCTGGTCAGCGGCGCCTCCCTGGTCGCGCTGGGCGTGGACTCGCTGGGCCTGCTCCGGCTCATCGACGCGATCGAGAACGAGTACGACGTCGAGCTGGACCTCTCCGGCACCGGCCGTGGCCTCAACACCCTCGACGACCTCGCCGCCCAACTCACCCCGCAGCGCTCGTCGACCTAG
- a CDS encoding non-ribosomal peptide synthetase, with translation MNTAATTYAQHAVWFTEQAGVAGTAYHLALGVRFGAGLDRHALTEACTAVIGRHEVLSTAVEPDPEGVPRLVPAVEKLALTTGELSDGRIRAELTRPFDLRRGPLARFTLLSGAPDEHLLLVTAHHLVFDGMSKDVLLGELASAYRAAVDGQPVDFGPAPDPYAGHAAAEQHRVTADLAGAREHWAARWSAPGDVLLPGLHRVPTAAEPGASVEFVLDPDLVARVDGAANDIGVTRFELLLAAVHTLLDRYGNPNLPVGVALSTRTAATAGQVGLFVNELPVHPPAPEATFRAYARAVRTGVRDLYRFRHVPLAQAVGGLRPAPALTPVSVGYRRRGPAPDFAVPDTTVEWTMFNDTARNALHVQIVDGPDAVTVSLQHSPTAIDRESVNRIGAHLRTVLSAVVDDPDRPMPTVPLLPPGELSDLVHGWNSTERHYPADAVVPALFAAQVRQRPDVVAVVDGDRRLTYAELDATSGRLAAVLRGRGIGAGRLVAVCLDRSWQAVAALLAVLRCGAGYVPVDPVYPPTRQAMILADADPALVIATASAAAALDPHLPVLTVDDLDPADPTVPETGPRPGPGDVAYVLYTSGSTGRPKGVAVRHDALANLLLGLRDLLGGEPADRWLGLTSLSFDISAVEVFLPLVTGARVVVASNTHAADGAAVCRLIRDQEITHVQATPSGWRVLLEAGLGREPGFPVVALAGGEALPLPLARELRRRTTRLFNGYGPTEATIYATVAELPEHPDRVTIGRPLPNVRAYVLDNHLRPLPVGVPGELYLGGRGVADGYLRQPDLTDERFLPDPFGAGSARLYRTGDLVTRLPDGRLDFVGRADQQVKIRGHRVELGEIEAGLSAHPDVVAAAVLLRGDGADGTEARLVGYVVPRGAPPEPATLRTHLARTLPAAMLPNAWVFLDRLPLTPNGKLDRAALPEPARERATTPQIAPTDAEAEADGDTDEVVARIRVIWQDVLQIGEIGLDEDLFDLGGHSLTITRISGRIHQHLGVEVPLDVFFDTPTIGEIAEFVRRSGAPR, from the coding sequence GTGAACACCGCTGCGACGACGTACGCCCAACACGCCGTCTGGTTCACCGAGCAGGCCGGAGTGGCCGGCACGGCGTACCACCTGGCGCTCGGCGTCCGGTTCGGGGCGGGGCTCGACCGCCACGCGCTGACCGAGGCGTGCACCGCCGTCATCGGCCGGCACGAGGTGCTGAGCACGGCGGTCGAACCCGACCCCGAGGGCGTACCCCGGCTCGTCCCCGCCGTGGAGAAACTCGCGCTGACCACCGGCGAGCTTTCCGACGGGCGGATCCGCGCGGAACTCACTCGACCGTTCGACCTGCGCCGGGGACCCCTGGCCCGGTTCACCCTGCTGTCCGGTGCACCGGACGAGCACCTCCTCCTGGTCACCGCCCACCACCTGGTCTTCGACGGGATGTCCAAGGACGTGCTGCTCGGCGAACTGGCGTCGGCGTACCGCGCGGCGGTCGATGGCCAGCCGGTCGACTTCGGCCCCGCCCCCGACCCGTACGCGGGGCACGCGGCGGCCGAGCAGCACCGGGTCACCGCCGATCTCGCCGGTGCCCGGGAACACTGGGCCGCCCGGTGGTCGGCACCCGGCGATGTCCTGCTGCCCGGCCTGCACCGGGTGCCGACCGCCGCCGAGCCCGGTGCCAGTGTCGAATTCGTACTCGACCCGGACCTCGTCGCCCGGGTCGACGGTGCCGCCAACGACATCGGCGTGACCCGCTTCGAGCTGCTGCTCGCCGCGGTGCACACCCTGCTGGACCGGTACGGCAACCCGAACCTCCCGGTCGGCGTGGCGCTGTCCACCCGTACCGCCGCGACCGCCGGGCAGGTCGGGCTCTTCGTCAACGAACTGCCGGTGCACCCGCCGGCACCGGAGGCCACGTTCCGGGCCTACGCGCGGGCGGTCCGGACCGGCGTACGCGACCTGTACCGGTTCCGCCACGTACCGCTCGCGCAGGCGGTCGGGGGGCTGCGCCCGGCTCCGGCGTTGACCCCGGTGTCGGTCGGTTACCGGCGGCGCGGCCCCGCCCCGGACTTCGCCGTTCCGGACACCACGGTCGAGTGGACGATGTTCAACGACACGGCCCGCAACGCGCTGCACGTACAGATCGTCGACGGTCCGGACGCGGTCACCGTCAGCCTCCAGCACAGCCCGACCGCGATCGACCGGGAGTCGGTCAACCGGATCGGGGCGCACCTGCGGACCGTACTGTCGGCGGTGGTCGACGACCCGGACCGGCCGATGCCGACCGTGCCCCTGCTCCCGCCCGGTGAGCTGTCGGATCTGGTGCACGGGTGGAACAGCACCGAGCGCCACTACCCCGCCGACGCGGTTGTCCCCGCGCTCTTCGCCGCCCAGGTTCGGCAACGCCCGGACGTGGTCGCGGTGGTCGACGGGGACCGGCGGCTGACGTACGCCGAACTCGACGCGACCAGCGGCCGGCTCGCCGCGGTGTTGCGCGGGCGGGGAATCGGTGCCGGCCGGCTGGTCGCGGTCTGCCTGGACCGGTCGTGGCAGGCGGTCGCGGCGCTGCTCGCGGTGCTCCGCTGCGGCGCCGGATACGTGCCGGTCGACCCGGTCTACCCGCCCACCCGGCAGGCGATGATCCTCGCCGACGCGGACCCTGCGCTGGTCATCGCCACCGCGTCGGCCGCCGCCGCGCTCGATCCGCACCTACCGGTGCTCACCGTCGACGACCTCGACCCCGCCGACCCGACGGTCCCCGAGACCGGACCCCGGCCCGGTCCGGGCGACGTCGCCTACGTGCTCTACACCTCCGGCTCGACCGGTCGACCGAAGGGCGTCGCGGTCCGCCACGACGCCCTGGCGAACCTGCTGCTCGGCCTGCGGGACCTGCTCGGCGGTGAACCCGCCGACCGCTGGCTCGGGCTGACCTCGCTGTCGTTCGACATCTCCGCCGTCGAGGTGTTCCTGCCGCTGGTGACCGGCGCCCGGGTGGTGGTCGCGTCGAACACCCACGCCGCGGACGGCGCGGCCGTCTGCCGGCTGATCCGCGACCAGGAGATCACCCACGTCCAGGCGACCCCGTCCGGGTGGCGGGTCCTGCTCGAGGCGGGCCTCGGCCGGGAACCGGGGTTCCCGGTCGTGGCACTCGCCGGAGGCGAGGCGCTGCCGCTGCCGCTCGCCCGTGAGCTGCGGCGTCGGACCACCCGCCTGTTCAACGGGTACGGGCCGACCGAGGCGACGATCTACGCCACCGTCGCCGAACTGCCCGAGCACCCGGACCGGGTGACGATCGGCCGACCGCTGCCCAACGTCCGCGCGTACGTGCTCGACAACCACCTGCGTCCGCTGCCGGTGGGCGTGCCGGGCGAGCTGTACCTCGGTGGTCGGGGCGTGGCCGACGGCTACCTGCGCCAACCCGACCTCACCGACGAACGTTTCCTGCCCGACCCGTTCGGGGCCGGGTCGGCGCGGCTCTACCGCACCGGTGACCTGGTCACCCGGCTGCCGGACGGTCGGCTCGACTTCGTCGGACGGGCCGACCAGCAGGTGAAGATCCGTGGGCACCGGGTCGAGCTGGGCGAGATCGAGGCGGGACTGTCGGCACATCCGGACGTCGTCGCGGCGGCCGTACTGCTGCGTGGTGACGGAGCCGACGGGACCGAGGCGCGGCTGGTCGGGTACGTGGTGCCCAGGGGCGCCCCACCCGAACCGGCGACACTGCGTACGCACCTGGCGCGGACGCTGCCCGCCGCCATGCTGCCCAACGCGTGGGTGTTCCTGGACCGGTTGCCGCTCACCCCGAACGGGAAACTGGACCGGGCCGCGCTGCCCGAGCCGGCCCGTGAACGCGCCACCACCCCGCAGATCGCGCCGACCGACGCCGAGGCCGAGGCCGACGGCGACACCGACGAGGTCGTGGCGCGGATCCGGGTGATCTGGCAGGACGTGCTCCAGATCGGTGAGATCGGTCTGGACGAGGACCTGTTCGACCTCGGCGGTCACTCGCTCACGATCACCCGGATCAGCGGCCGGATCCACCAGCACCTGGGCGTGGAGGTGCCGCTGGACGTATTTTTCGACACCCCGACGATCGGGGAGATCGCCGAGTTCGTACGACGTTCGGGGGCGCCACGATGA
- a CDS encoding class I adenylate-forming enzyme family protein: MTNDGASAGRTVPEVLSWRAAVHPDRVAIEVHQVATLTFAEWDAGASAVATALRQRGLGAGDRVGLLFGAPDWVDFAVAYCGVQRAGGVAVPLSDRLAATQVRQALEHCAATTLIHGPGTTPAAAPVRVATVAELVAAGTAAPQPHPGPVVRPGDLAQILYTSGTTGRPKGVGATHANLTVAAPSHPRRLALAHSERFLHAFAIGTNAAQTMLFNALTAKPTALTLPQFTPARFARLIGSPGTGTVFVVPSMAIELLNSGALGGRDTSGVQLIGSTAAPLAPAVAARLATAFPNAVIVNYYTSTEAAPAQTTMIFNPARPDAVGRAAAGALMIADEQGRPLPEGATGQVWLRCRHPRAYYRDEQASRATFHGEWVRMGDVGRMDAEGYLYLADRHEDVVKSGAFKISTLEIEAALYEHTGIAETAVVGIPHPVLGSTVAAVVVPHPQTPAADLSLPALRAFLTTRLADYQLPTRLLVLDQLPRNEAGKVLKRQLVGQLEQTRTTPHRHPSEGP; this comes from the coding sequence GTGACAAACGACGGCGCATCCGCCGGCCGGACCGTACCCGAGGTGTTGAGTTGGCGGGCGGCCGTGCATCCGGACCGGGTGGCGATCGAGGTGCACCAGGTCGCGACGCTCACCTTCGCCGAATGGGACGCGGGCGCGAGTGCGGTGGCCACCGCACTCCGGCAACGCGGACTGGGTGCCGGTGACCGGGTCGGGCTGCTCTTCGGTGCACCGGACTGGGTGGACTTCGCGGTCGCGTACTGCGGGGTGCAGCGTGCCGGCGGGGTCGCCGTTCCCCTCTCCGACCGGCTCGCCGCCACCCAGGTACGGCAGGCGTTGGAGCACTGCGCGGCCACCACCCTGATCCACGGCCCCGGTACGACGCCGGCAGCAGCGCCGGTACGGGTCGCCACCGTCGCCGAACTGGTCGCGGCCGGTACGGCGGCACCACAACCGCACCCCGGCCCCGTCGTACGTCCCGGGGACCTGGCCCAGATCCTCTACACCTCCGGGACGACCGGCCGGCCGAAGGGTGTCGGGGCGACCCACGCGAACCTGACCGTGGCCGCACCCAGCCATCCCCGACGGCTGGCGTTGGCGCACTCCGAGCGGTTCCTGCACGCGTTCGCGATCGGCACCAACGCCGCCCAGACGATGCTGTTCAACGCGCTCACCGCCAAGCCGACCGCGTTGACCCTGCCGCAGTTCACCCCGGCCCGGTTCGCCCGGCTGATCGGATCCCCCGGCACCGGAACGGTTTTTGTCGTCCCGTCGATGGCGATCGAGCTGCTCAACTCCGGTGCGCTGGGCGGACGGGACACCTCCGGGGTGCAGTTGATCGGGTCGACGGCCGCGCCGCTGGCCCCGGCGGTCGCCGCCCGGCTCGCCACCGCGTTCCCGAACGCGGTGATCGTCAACTACTACACCTCGACCGAGGCGGCGCCCGCACAGACCACGATGATCTTCAACCCGGCCCGCCCGGACGCCGTCGGCCGGGCCGCCGCGGGCGCCCTGATGATCGCCGACGAGCAGGGGCGCCCCCTGCCCGAGGGCGCCACCGGGCAGGTCTGGCTGCGGTGCCGGCACCCGCGCGCGTACTACCGGGACGAGCAGGCCAGCCGGGCGACCTTCCACGGCGAGTGGGTACGGATGGGCGACGTCGGACGGATGGACGCCGAGGGCTACCTCTACCTCGCCGACCGGCACGAGGACGTGGTGAAGTCCGGCGCGTTCAAGATCTCCACCCTGGAGATCGAAGCCGCTCTGTACGAGCACACCGGGATCGCGGAGACCGCCGTCGTCGGAATCCCGCACCCGGTGCTCGGCAGCACCGTGGCCGCCGTGGTGGTCCCCCACCCGCAGACCCCGGCCGCCGACCTCTCCCTGCCCGCGCTGCGCGCCTTCCTCACCACGCGACTCGCCGACTACCAGCTTCCGACCCGCCTACTGGTGCTCGACCAGCTACCCCGCAACGAGGCCGGCAAGGTGCTCAAACGCCAACTGGTCGGCCAACTCGAACAGACCCGGACGACCCCGCACCGCCACCCCTCGGAGGGCCCGTGA